One Parasphingorhabdus cellanae genomic region harbors:
- a CDS encoding nuclear transport factor 2 family protein — translation MPTPEHMTEIVNRYMAAINAGDMHAVMDLFADNAAVEDPAGTEPKTGADILSFYQNAFSGGAKVELTDNIRMSAKTAAFPFRAEIGQADGKVLNVEVIDIFEFDEAGKVEKMTAHFGPSNITMSEG, via the coding sequence ATGCCTACGCCCGAACATATGACCGAGATCGTCAACCGTTACATGGCGGCGATTAACGCCGGTGACATGCATGCGGTGATGGACCTTTTTGCTGACAATGCTGCCGTCGAAGATCCGGCTGGCACCGAACCAAAGACGGGCGCCGATATCTTGAGTTTCTACCAAAATGCGTTTTCCGGCGGTGCGAAAGTAGAATTGACTGATAACATCAGAATGAGCGCCAAGACGGCGGCCTTCCCGTTTCGTGCGGAGATTGGTCAAGCGGATGGCAAGGTTCTCAACGTGGAAGTGATCGACATTTTTGAATTTGACGAGGCCGGTAAGGTGGAGAAAATGACGGCGCATTTCGGCCCATCCAATATCACGATGAGCGAAGGCTAA